DNA from Acidimicrobiia bacterium:
GGTGTCGGAGACTCGCTGTTTGCCGCGGTGGACGAGGCCGGTCTCTTCCGCAGCGACGACGACGCGGCTTCGTGGCAGCCCGTGGCGGGCTTCAATGAGCACCCGACTCGTCCCGGGTGGCAGCCTGGATTCGGCGGTCTTGCCGCCCACCGCATTCTCTCCGATCCCGAGAACCCGGGTCGCATGTGGTTGGCCGTCTCAGCCGTCGGCGTCTTCCGCACCGAGGACGGGGGGGAGTCATGGGCCCTCAAAAATTCCGGCGTCACCAAGGTGGGCCCGAGCGACGAGGACGACGAGATCGGCTTCTGTGTGCACTGCCTCGCCGCCGATCCGCACGATGCGAATGTGATCTGGCGCCAGGACCATTCGGGGGTCTACCGCACCATCGACGGTGGCGACGAGTGGCAGCGCATCGAGGAGGGCTTGCCCGCTCGCTTCGGGTTCACCATCGTGCGAGATGCCGCCTCGGATGCGCTCTTCGTGGTGCCGCTGGAAAGCGATGAGCATCGGATGCCGGTCGGCGGGGCGTTCCGGGTGTACCGATCGACCGACCGGGGTGACTCCTGGCAGGTCTCCGGGGTGGGGCACCCCGAGGGCCCGGTGTACGCCGGCGTCTTGCGCGGAGCCGCGGCGACCGA
Protein-coding regions in this window:
- a CDS encoding exo-alpha-sialidase, producing MTTIGVGTVKGAFLFRSGSRGSWDFEAPIFKGWAVTAFGRGPSGDHLLAVGSNWFGAAIHRSADLATWEQIVDGPAWPEGGERKLNNIWTIAGVGDSLFAAVDEAGLFRSDDDAASWQPVAGFNEHPTRPGWQPGFGGLAAHRILSDPENPGRMWLAVSAVGVFRTEDGGESWALKNSGVTKVGPSDEDDEIGFCVHCLAADPHDANVIWRQDHSGVYRTIDGGDEWQRIEEGLPARFGFTIVRDAASDALFVVPLESDEHRMPVGGAFRVYRSTDRGDSWQVSGVGHPEGPVYAGVLRGAAATDGEGGVFLGTTAGSVHLTTDGGDHWITLPQVLPRILTVSVLEA